Proteins from a single region of Salinibacter grassmerensis:
- a CDS encoding YfhO family protein, translating to MASSAQTPIPRTAQADTFWTRLSPTIRHAGCLGILLVVALAFYAPAVFEGKNIQGTDSITFRANAQVTVEHHQKTGEWARWAPNVFSGTPYINEQISVLQLDDVVNLVRGAVWPVSFLFLLMAGVYLLVFYLTRNHLSGLLSGLAFGFTTYIPIIIGVGHGTKFVALAYAPYVVLAFVYTLRNPSLLGGGLFAGALALQLRANHPQIVFYTGMLLLLWWIVEAIGAWRENRVPELATSTGWLALGTVLSLAMAAEPYLARYQYKQYSVRGAAAAVNGGEAGGGGMGWTAAMRWSHGPKELFTFVVADAFGGGGQTYWGPKTFTEGPHYVGGVVMALAGLAVWRVRTWLVWGLGFGVLGTALFALGKYAAWLNWPMFQYFPFFDAFRAPEMWLSVTALTLVVLAGIGLDYALRREERQGRRMQSSDPRQRPLLIAFGAVFGTVALVWLAPNTFFDFEKPNEQQRIRQALLRQNPNVSPQNPRVQKAVQQQMQKLKTQRRDAFTTDTQRTMLFLVLAAGVLVLYRRETLPAWGAGLVIVAIVGIDLWGVDARYMGDERYSSQDVRQSIPTYQFDQFIKKKQQQAGGLGHFRVLSLVEGDPTSKARPSYHYENVGGYHGAKLQRYQHYLDHILQVNGSGPPNENALDLMNTRYIVARQQMPGTEVAYRSPKSGVLVLENNDALPRGFLVGQTEVVDAPKQTWSRLRSPSFNPRQTALLPAPLDQPVRPIDSNSTAEVVVENYEPEEIRWTVETNAPRFFVASEVYYPAGWNAYLDGEQVPIQRTNYLLRGVHVPEGEHTLEMRFEPKADRYGTRIAWASTIFVYGGVFALVGLRVRRQRRADADDEEA from the coding sequence ATGGCTTCCTCCGCCCAGACGCCCATCCCGCGCACCGCACAGGCCGATACGTTCTGGACGCGGCTCTCACCGACGATACGACACGCGGGCTGCCTCGGAATTCTGCTGGTGGTGGCCCTCGCCTTCTACGCCCCCGCTGTCTTCGAGGGAAAAAACATTCAAGGCACCGACAGCATCACCTTTCGGGCCAACGCACAGGTGACGGTAGAGCATCACCAAAAGACGGGAGAGTGGGCCCGCTGGGCCCCCAACGTGTTCAGTGGGACGCCCTACATCAACGAGCAGATCTCTGTCCTACAGCTTGACGATGTGGTAAACCTGGTCCGCGGTGCTGTGTGGCCGGTGTCCTTCCTGTTTTTGCTTATGGCGGGTGTCTACCTGCTCGTCTTCTACCTAACACGGAACCATCTCTCAGGGCTCTTATCGGGGCTTGCCTTTGGGTTTACAACGTACATCCCCATCATCATTGGGGTGGGGCACGGGACCAAGTTCGTAGCACTGGCCTACGCGCCCTACGTTGTGCTGGCCTTCGTGTATACTCTTCGGAATCCGTCGCTTCTGGGAGGGGGGCTGTTTGCGGGGGCGCTGGCCCTCCAGCTGCGGGCCAATCACCCGCAGATTGTGTTCTACACGGGAATGCTCCTTCTCCTATGGTGGATTGTGGAAGCCATTGGGGCCTGGCGGGAGAATCGAGTGCCGGAGTTGGCCACATCCACCGGTTGGCTTGCGCTGGGGACCGTGCTGAGCCTCGCCATGGCCGCGGAGCCATACTTGGCCCGGTACCAGTACAAACAGTACTCGGTACGAGGGGCAGCGGCGGCTGTAAACGGCGGCGAAGCGGGTGGTGGGGGCATGGGCTGGACGGCGGCCATGCGGTGGAGTCACGGGCCGAAAGAACTGTTTACATTCGTGGTCGCGGATGCATTTGGCGGTGGCGGGCAAACGTACTGGGGTCCCAAGACCTTCACAGAGGGGCCGCATTACGTCGGCGGGGTCGTCATGGCTCTTGCGGGGCTTGCCGTGTGGCGGGTGCGCACCTGGCTGGTCTGGGGCCTTGGGTTCGGCGTGCTCGGCACGGCGCTCTTCGCACTGGGCAAGTACGCCGCGTGGCTCAACTGGCCGATGTTTCAGTACTTTCCGTTTTTCGATGCCTTTCGGGCACCAGAAATGTGGCTGAGCGTTACGGCCCTCACCTTAGTTGTCCTGGCTGGTATCGGTCTGGATTACGCGCTGCGCCGAGAAGAGCGGCAGGGACGACGAATGCAGTCCTCCGATCCCCGGCAGCGTCCCCTTCTCATCGCATTTGGGGCCGTGTTCGGGACCGTGGCATTGGTCTGGCTTGCCCCCAACACGTTCTTCGACTTCGAGAAGCCCAACGAGCAGCAACGCATTCGCCAGGCCCTGCTCCGCCAGAATCCGAATGTCTCGCCCCAAAATCCGCGTGTGCAGAAGGCGGTGCAGCAGCAGATGCAGAAGCTCAAAACGCAGCGACGTGACGCCTTCACGACCGATACGCAGCGGACGATGCTTTTCCTTGTTCTGGCCGCTGGGGTGCTCGTGCTGTACCGCCGCGAGACCCTTCCGGCGTGGGGAGCAGGTCTGGTGATCGTGGCGATCGTGGGCATCGACCTCTGGGGGGTCGACGCACGCTACATGGGGGACGAACGCTATTCGTCCCAAGACGTGAGGCAGTCCATTCCCACGTACCAGTTCGATCAGTTCATCAAGAAGAAGCAGCAGCAGGCTGGGGGACTGGGCCACTTCCGTGTCCTTTCTCTGGTGGAGGGAGACCCGACGAGCAAAGCACGTCCCTCCTACCACTATGAAAATGTAGGGGGATACCACGGGGCCAAGCTGCAACGCTATCAACACTACCTCGATCACATCCTGCAGGTAAACGGCTCGGGCCCACCGAACGAGAACGCGCTCGATCTCATGAACACCCGTTATATCGTGGCCCGTCAGCAGATGCCGGGCACCGAGGTGGCCTACCGCAGTCCGAAGTCGGGTGTGCTGGTGCTCGAGAACAACGACGCCCTGCCGCGCGGATTCCTCGTGGGACAAACGGAGGTCGTTGACGCCCCGAAACAGACCTGGTCGCGGCTGCGCTCTCCGTCGTTCAACCCGCGTCAGACCGCCCTCCTCCCAGCCCCCCTCGACCAGCCGGTCAGGCCCATCGACAGCAACAGCACGGCCGAGGTGGTCGTAGAGAACTACGAGCCTGAAGAGATCCGGTGGACCGTAGAGACGAATGCGCCCCGCTTCTTCGTGGCGAGCGAGGTATACTACCCGGCCGGCTGGAATGCGTACCTAGATGGAGAACAGGTGCCCATTCAGCGCACTAACTACCTGCTTCGCGGCGTGCACGTCCCGGAGGGGGAGCACACATTGGAGATGCGGTTTGAGCCGAAGGCGGATCGATATGGCACCCGGATCGCGTGGGCGAGCACGATCTTTGTCTACGGAGGGGTCTTTGCACTCGTCGGCTTGCGGGTGCGCCGGCAGAGACGCGCGGACGCCGACGATGAAGAGGCGTGA
- a CDS encoding Nodulation protein H → MSILDAAQTVLKRRYLFARQQFRHLQAGVSYLSGQPLPETRFVLFGRGRSGTTALVSMLDDVPGLRCAGEVLHNYVPFPYRHILGRAAGCSAEAYGCKVLSYQIKDVQRPPGRRKNFLRTLHYGHGFQILYLHRENLVRHALSNIRARRETFHRKKSDLGGEPTAIYVNPNRVLEWLRSSQALRRYEEILLTDVPHLSLTYEEHIRHADDHQTTVDLVCDFLEIASGPVESSYRKVAPSTLRDRVANYDELARRLDGTPYAKYLNEDEGSDHDSD, encoded by the coding sequence ATGTCGATCCTCGATGCGGCGCAAACCGTCCTGAAAAGACGGTATCTGTTCGCCCGCCAGCAATTTCGCCACCTGCAGGCCGGGGTGAGCTATCTTTCCGGCCAACCGCTCCCCGAGACACGATTCGTCTTGTTCGGGCGAGGACGCTCAGGGACCACGGCACTCGTGAGCATGCTTGACGATGTGCCGGGGCTGCGATGCGCGGGGGAGGTGCTCCATAACTACGTGCCCTTCCCCTACCGGCACATCCTGGGCCGCGCTGCTGGCTGTTCGGCAGAGGCGTACGGCTGCAAGGTTCTCAGTTATCAGATTAAAGACGTGCAGCGCCCCCCTGGACGGCGCAAAAACTTTCTCCGCACCCTCCACTACGGCCACGGCTTCCAGATCCTGTACCTCCATCGGGAAAACCTGGTGCGCCACGCGCTCTCGAACATCCGGGCGCGACGCGAGACGTTTCACCGGAAAAAGTCTGACCTGGGCGGCGAGCCGACGGCCATCTATGTAAACCCCAACCGTGTGTTGGAATGGCTGCGAAGCAGCCAAGCCCTTCGGAGGTACGAAGAGATACTGCTCACCGATGTGCCCCACCTCTCATTGACATACGAAGAACACATCCGCCACGCGGACGACCACCAGACGACGGTCGATCTGGTCTGTGACTTTCTGGAGATTGCATCGGGGCCAGTCGAAAGCAGCTACCGCAAAGTCGCGCCATCTACCCTCCGCGACCGTGTGGCCAACTACGACGAACTTGCGCGGCGACTCGACGGCACCCCGTACGCCAAATATCTCAACGAAGACGAAGGATCGGATCACGACTCCGACTGA
- a CDS encoding DHH family phosphoesterase, with protein sequence MLDDVLALIREHDRFFITTHLGPDGDAVGSQLALGRFLEKMGKSVAMVNADEVDYNLDWMPGAGDIAVFDGSLGQHEALAEAGVAFVLDTNDEERIGKVGSLVRDATATTVLVDHHLEPEHWFDVSFVREEAAATGELVYEIIDGLAPDLIDEGIATALYTAIMTDTGSFRYSSVTPELHRSVADILERGGIGPAPIHETIYDRKSMPGLRLLGRMLNRIRLRYNGQLGYSVVTQRMVEDTGASWDDKQGFVNYVLSIEGVKTALLFSETDDGSKISFRSEADVRVDQWARHFGGGGHRNAAGAYVKRPTFKKTIEAVIDAASDYIAFDARHDPDDDLSPEDQSYLETLLDGTSDSP encoded by the coding sequence ATGCTCGACGACGTACTTGCGCTGATCCGAGAGCACGATCGGTTTTTCATCACGACTCACCTCGGCCCGGACGGAGACGCCGTCGGGTCGCAGTTGGCCCTCGGGCGCTTTCTGGAGAAAATGGGGAAGTCCGTCGCGATGGTGAACGCCGACGAGGTAGACTACAACCTCGACTGGATGCCCGGCGCGGGGGACATCGCCGTCTTCGATGGATCGCTGGGGCAGCATGAGGCACTGGCGGAAGCAGGGGTGGCCTTCGTGCTCGACACCAACGACGAGGAGCGGATCGGCAAGGTGGGCTCCCTCGTGCGGGACGCCACCGCGACGACGGTCCTCGTTGACCACCACCTGGAGCCGGAGCACTGGTTCGACGTTTCGTTTGTTCGCGAGGAGGCCGCCGCCACCGGCGAGCTGGTCTACGAGATCATTGACGGTCTCGCCCCGGATCTGATCGATGAGGGAATCGCCACGGCCCTCTACACGGCCATCATGACGGACACCGGCTCCTTCCGCTACAGCAGCGTAACGCCGGAGCTGCACCGGAGCGTGGCGGACATCCTGGAGCGGGGGGGCATCGGGCCCGCGCCGATCCACGAAACCATCTACGACCGAAAATCGATGCCCGGACTCCGTCTGCTCGGGCGCATGCTGAACCGCATCCGCCTCCGTTACAACGGGCAGCTCGGCTACTCGGTGGTCACGCAGCGAATGGTCGAAGACACGGGGGCGAGCTGGGACGACAAGCAGGGCTTCGTCAATTACGTCCTGTCGATTGAAGGGGTGAAAACTGCGCTGCTCTTCTCGGAAACGGACGACGGGTCCAAAATCAGCTTTCGGTCGGAGGCAGACGTGCGTGTCGACCAGTGGGCGCGTCACTTCGGCGGCGGTGGTCACCGCAACGCGGCCGGGGCGTACGTCAAGCGCCCGACCTTCAAGAAAACCATTGAGGCGGTCATCGACGCGGCGTCGGACTACATTGCCTTCGACGCACGTCATGATCCAGACGACGACTTATCTCCCGAAGATCAGTCCTATCTGGAAACCCTCCTGGATGGAACCTCCGACTCGCCGTGA
- a CDS encoding flippase: MSHSSEHNASSPNTSTEEADEAPNYADRILKGGSSVFSGSLVAKAVGFALQIVLGRGFGKTLYGLYSYGLSVLRIVRELSTLGLQNGVVRFGAEHSEDGNEAALKGTFLAVGGLGTGAGALMGVALYLAAPWLAEIALKSTNDPLVFQLLALGLPFYVLTYLGSRMARALGQMRMDVLLDSILQPALFLLLTGIILLLGQGFTMALYAFVASTVLAGGASAYTIYRLFPPLFSSLAPTIDLRTLLRFSLPIVGVSLASIGLAQADRIMLGPLAGEEAVGIYTAASKMSAQLRFVLFALTAAFSPVISELYHSGRTDELAQLYADTVRWIALGTLPLAVILIVFAPDIMALFGAEFREGAILLRLLAGAYIVVAGSGSVGHMLQMSDHQDFAFWVNTSMAVLNVGLNWIFIQWYGVVGAALATGATHIMGNVFQLWGLYHFTHIQPFRWDLWKPLAAAGASGVMAWVLSIQLASPSRWMIGIPAALLVYGAVLLALGLSPRDQAITDDLWAELQTRLDT; this comes from the coding sequence ATGAGCCATTCGTCGGAGCACAACGCCTCGTCTCCCAACACCAGTACGGAGGAAGCTGACGAGGCGCCTAACTATGCCGACCGCATTTTGAAGGGAGGGAGCTCGGTCTTTTCCGGATCCCTCGTTGCAAAGGCTGTTGGGTTTGCTTTGCAGATCGTTCTCGGCCGGGGATTTGGTAAAACTCTTTACGGCCTCTACAGCTACGGGCTTTCTGTTCTTCGGATCGTCCGCGAGCTGAGTACGCTCGGACTTCAAAACGGCGTGGTCCGTTTTGGAGCCGAGCACAGCGAAGACGGAAATGAGGCTGCGCTGAAGGGGACGTTCCTGGCGGTTGGCGGACTCGGGACCGGAGCCGGAGCTCTCATGGGCGTGGCGCTTTACCTGGCAGCTCCATGGCTGGCCGAGATCGCTCTCAAAAGCACGAACGATCCGCTGGTCTTTCAGCTCTTAGCGCTCGGGCTGCCCTTTTACGTCCTCACCTACCTCGGCTCACGCATGGCCCGCGCCCTTGGCCAAATGCGGATGGACGTACTTCTCGACTCGATTCTTCAGCCAGCTCTCTTTTTGCTGCTCACGGGCATCATCCTACTATTGGGACAGGGATTCACGATGGCCTTGTACGCCTTCGTAGCCTCCACTGTGCTGGCCGGCGGAGCATCGGCATACACGATCTACCGGCTATTTCCTCCACTCTTTTCATCCTTAGCCCCAACGATCGACCTTCGGACCCTTCTGCGCTTTTCCCTCCCCATCGTGGGGGTGAGTCTCGCCAGCATAGGCCTCGCCCAAGCTGATCGGATCATGCTTGGTCCTCTCGCTGGGGAAGAGGCCGTGGGGATCTACACCGCCGCGTCCAAGATGTCGGCCCAGCTCCGGTTTGTCCTATTCGCACTCACGGCCGCGTTTTCCCCGGTCATCTCCGAACTGTACCACAGCGGACGGACCGACGAGCTGGCTCAGCTGTACGCCGACACCGTTCGGTGGATCGCCTTGGGTACACTTCCGTTAGCGGTGATCTTGATCGTGTTCGCCCCAGACATCATGGCCCTTTTTGGGGCGGAGTTTCGAGAGGGTGCCATTTTACTTCGGTTGTTGGCGGGCGCCTACATTGTCGTCGCTGGGTCCGGGTCGGTGGGCCACATGCTGCAGATGTCGGACCATCAGGACTTTGCCTTCTGGGTAAACACCAGCATGGCCGTGTTGAATGTGGGTCTCAACTGGATCTTCATCCAGTGGTACGGGGTCGTGGGCGCAGCCCTTGCGACGGGCGCGACCCACATTATGGGCAATGTCTTTCAGTTGTGGGGGCTTTATCATTTCACCCACATCCAGCCGTTCCGGTGGGACCTGTGGAAGCCCCTCGCCGCGGCGGGGGCATCAGGAGTCATGGCGTGGGTTCTCTCCATCCAGCTCGCGTCTCCAAGCCGTTGGATGATCGGCATCCCCGCGGCCCTGCTCGTCTACGGCGCCGTCCTGCTTGCGCTGGGCCTTTCCCCCCGCGACCAGGCCATTACGGACGACCTGTGGGCGGAACTGCAGACACGTCTGGACACGTAG
- a CDS encoding glycosyltransferase family 4 protein, producing MTDDGPEKPPGADSGRPLKVLGWPGFSSENGNPYTRLLYEAMEMKGNVEVDGFTMFEPFQRRYDVWHVHWPEDFLSYRSPVAAYFYVAAELFLFAWARLSGTRLVWTVHDLGPHESYHPQLERLFWPLFLPMVDGIISLSETAREEAYDRFPVLRSVPSAIVPHGHYRTAYPESVSKGESRRQSGLDPEAPVMLFVGRIRPYKNVVPLVQTFRQWEKPEARLVVAGNPVSDDLGGRVQATAEGDARVRTALRFIEEDEMPALIAGADLVVLPYESIMHSGSALLALSYDRPILVPDRGAMTELQGRVGRDWVRTYTGELTPSVLADGMEWARTTDRAAQAPVDDLDWPRLARQTVALYRRVLEAHD from the coding sequence ATGACGGATGATGGACCGGAAAAGCCTCCTGGCGCTGATTCCGGGCGACCGCTGAAGGTACTCGGCTGGCCGGGATTTTCGAGCGAAAATGGCAATCCGTATACCCGCCTGCTTTATGAGGCGATGGAAATGAAGGGAAACGTGGAGGTGGACGGGTTTACGATGTTTGAGCCCTTCCAACGCCGCTACGATGTCTGGCACGTCCACTGGCCGGAGGACTTTTTGAGCTACCGATCACCAGTGGCGGCCTACTTCTACGTCGCGGCTGAGCTGTTCCTCTTTGCCTGGGCGCGGCTCTCGGGGACCCGGCTCGTGTGGACGGTCCACGATCTGGGGCCGCACGAGTCGTATCATCCTCAACTGGAGCGGCTTTTCTGGCCGCTCTTTCTTCCGATGGTGGATGGAATCATCAGCCTCAGTGAGACAGCCCGAGAGGAGGCTTACGACCGCTTCCCTGTGTTGCGGTCGGTCCCAAGCGCGATTGTGCCACACGGCCACTATCGCACGGCCTATCCGGAATCCGTTTCGAAAGGGGAGTCTCGGCGCCAGTCTGGCCTTGACCCGGAGGCCCCGGTGATGCTGTTCGTGGGGCGCATCCGGCCGTACAAGAACGTCGTGCCCCTCGTCCAAACCTTTCGGCAGTGGGAGAAGCCAGAGGCGCGTCTCGTCGTGGCCGGGAATCCCGTCTCCGACGATCTGGGTGGGCGCGTCCAGGCGACGGCCGAGGGGGACGCCCGTGTCCGCACGGCCCTCCGGTTCATTGAAGAAGACGAGATGCCGGCCCTCATCGCAGGCGCCGATCTCGTCGTGCTCCCCTACGAGTCCATCATGCACTCGGGCTCGGCGCTGCTTGCCTTGTCGTACGACCGACCAATCCTTGTGCCAGACCGCGGTGCCATGACGGAACTCCAAGGGCGAGTGGGGCGGGACTGGGTCCGTACCTACACGGGCGAGCTCACCCCGTCGGTGCTGGCTGATGGTATGGAGTGGGCGCGGACGACCGACCGGGCGGCACAAGCGCCCGTGGACGACCTCGACTGGCCCCGACTGGCTCGTCAGACCGTCGCGCTCTACCGTCGTGTTCTTGAAGCCCATGACTAA
- a CDS encoding sulfotransferase family protein produces the protein MDRPIFIVGCPRSGTGILHQLVRLHPQVAWITPFSNGVCGKPWFRRVPPSAAWPIEWVLHRLPNAVLPPLLRGPYDGSLGLSSTFETHEGHAIWDRALPPAEDHRATAENVTSATREYLHDVVHWHRRYHDRPQLVWKTPKNAFRLQFLHALFPQAYIIHLIRDGRAVAASILKRRRESGGLHKWWGVRPPGWKSVQSAPPIEQAAWTWNQCIGQIRADIGRFPEEHYLEVHYESLLDAPGQVLRRVFSTASLPTENFFAGENRRHLNKVRPPQTTWQTRLGAEQIERLEEAIAPTLRECGYDKPATPR, from the coding sequence ATGGATCGTCCCATTTTCATTGTCGGCTGTCCGCGATCGGGGACGGGAATACTACACCAGCTGGTCCGGCTTCACCCTCAGGTAGCCTGGATCACCCCTTTTAGCAACGGGGTGTGTGGCAAGCCGTGGTTCCGACGCGTCCCTCCTTCGGCTGCGTGGCCCATCGAATGGGTCCTGCATCGCCTCCCCAATGCTGTTTTGCCCCCACTCTTGCGCGGTCCATACGACGGCTCTCTTGGGCTATCCTCAACCTTTGAGACCCATGAGGGGCACGCCATCTGGGACCGGGCGCTCCCGCCCGCCGAGGACCACCGGGCCACGGCGGAAAACGTGACTTCCGCCACTCGCGAGTACCTCCACGATGTCGTGCACTGGCATCGGAGGTATCACGACCGTCCTCAGCTCGTATGGAAGACTCCCAAAAATGCCTTTCGTCTCCAATTTCTCCATGCCCTGTTTCCACAAGCATACATCATTCACTTAATTCGGGACGGCCGGGCCGTTGCGGCCTCCATTCTCAAACGGCGCCGGGAAAGCGGCGGACTCCACAAGTGGTGGGGCGTGCGCCCTCCTGGCTGGAAGTCCGTTCAGTCGGCCCCCCCCATTGAACAGGCTGCGTGGACGTGGAACCAGTGCATTGGTCAAATTCGAGCCGACATCGGCCGTTTTCCCGAGGAACACTACCTGGAGGTTCACTACGAGTCTCTTCTTGATGCCCCAGGCCAAGTACTCCGTCGCGTGTTTTCCACCGCCTCTCTGCCCACCGAGAACTTCTTCGCGGGGGAAAATCGAAGACATCTGAACAAGGTGCGCCCGCCCCAAACGACGTGGCAGACGCGGCTCGGGGCGGAGCAGATTGAGCGTCTCGAAGAGGCGATCGCTCCGACGCTTCGGGAATGCGGCTACGACAAGCCCGCAACCCCGAGATAG
- a CDS encoding sulfotransferase family protein yields MTKSRVPRHPVFVVGMPRSGTTLLSSLLDAHPDLVIAPETHYFTRCWPGGTIDSWADVEQMLARLDQQPGVHDMALSDAEWDAIRDQLRVLEVPTHGDILRVLIETYAARSGVPAWGEKTPDHLRKVPEMARQFPNAVFLAIIRDPRDVVLSLQNLPWSRRRTPEQAWTWRTYAALVDRYRTNYKRRFFALRYEDLIETPKACLQDVCAFLETPFYEAMLQPRQREDQHFDADREPWKRKSAREIDASNREKWRAQMPEAERVVVDVITGRWLSAYEYPRPSIRWRPALIGRILQRLGTATLQRARRTLRKIRSGRAFSNDAAPRWTEE; encoded by the coding sequence ATGACTAAGTCGCGCGTCCCTCGGCATCCGGTATTCGTGGTCGGCATGCCGCGCTCGGGCACCACGCTACTCAGCAGCCTGCTCGACGCACATCCCGACCTCGTGATCGCCCCGGAGACGCACTACTTTACGCGGTGCTGGCCCGGAGGGACGATTGATAGCTGGGCCGACGTTGAGCAGATGTTGGCTCGGCTTGATCAGCAGCCCGGCGTGCACGACATGGCACTTTCCGATGCGGAGTGGGATGCTATTCGCGATCAGCTCCGTGTCCTCGAGGTCCCTACTCACGGGGATATTCTCCGTGTCCTGATTGAGACGTACGCTGCGCGCTCAGGGGTCCCGGCGTGGGGGGAGAAGACCCCGGATCATCTTCGGAAAGTCCCTGAAATGGCGCGCCAATTCCCCAACGCTGTCTTCTTGGCCATCATTCGCGATCCGCGAGACGTGGTGCTCTCACTGCAGAATCTACCGTGGAGCCGACGCAGGACGCCGGAGCAGGCGTGGACGTGGCGCACCTACGCGGCCCTCGTGGACCGCTATCGGACCAACTACAAGAGACGATTCTTCGCGCTTCGGTACGAAGACCTGATCGAGACGCCTAAGGCGTGCCTCCAAGATGTGTGTGCTTTCTTGGAAACCCCGTTCTACGAGGCGATGCTCCAACCCCGACAGCGAGAGGACCAGCACTTTGATGCTGATCGAGAGCCTTGGAAACGAAAAAGTGCCCGCGAGATCGATGCCTCCAACCGAGAAAAATGGCGCGCGCAGATGCCGGAAGCGGAGCGGGTGGTCGTAGACGTTATTACGGGACGGTGGCTCTCCGCTTACGAATACCCCCGCCCCAGCATCAGGTGGCGGCCCGCCCTGATTGGACGAATCTTGCAGCGCCTCGGCACGGCGACGCTCCAGAGGGCACGTCGCACCCTCCGCAAGATCCGCTCGGGCCGGGCGTTTAGCAACGACGCAGCGCCGCGGTGGACGGAGGAGTAG
- a CDS encoding sulfotransferase family protein — MPNTFVIGAAKSGTTSLYDYLRQHPDVFMSPVKEPCYFAYAENPPEMAGPGDREANRESGVVYTMNEYKSLFSDATREAIVGEASPVYLYDQDAPRLLYEQCPDASLIAILRNPIVRAHSHYLQLVQSGREPLESFEAALEAEDERVAAGWEWSWHYRRMGFYGRQLARYLDYFDRDQLYIYRFNELTTNPAGFAKTVYRSLGVDPSFTPDTGVRRRATGVPQVDWLHRFIGTPDHFLRRWSRLVIPEAVRERILMMVRNANLQKPPLPDAARARLTDEYKEDVHRLEALLDRSFSDWLTTDEPRIADDG; from the coding sequence ATGCCGAACACATTCGTCATTGGGGCGGCCAAGTCGGGCACGACCTCGCTGTACGACTACCTACGGCAGCACCCGGACGTGTTCATGAGTCCGGTGAAGGAGCCGTGCTACTTTGCGTACGCGGAGAATCCCCCCGAGATGGCCGGACCAGGGGATCGAGAGGCGAACCGCGAGTCTGGAGTCGTCTACACGATGAACGAGTATAAGTCCTTGTTTTCAGACGCGACGAGGGAGGCCATTGTGGGGGAAGCCTCGCCCGTGTACCTCTACGACCAGGATGCGCCGCGTCTCCTATACGAGCAGTGTCCGGACGCCTCGCTTATCGCGATCCTCCGCAATCCCATCGTGCGGGCCCACTCGCACTACCTCCAGTTGGTCCAGAGCGGTCGTGAGCCCCTGGAGAGCTTCGAGGCGGCCCTTGAAGCTGAGGACGAGCGGGTGGCTGCAGGATGGGAGTGGTCGTGGCACTACCGGCGCATGGGGTTCTACGGCCGGCAACTGGCGCGGTACCTGGATTACTTCGACCGTGACCAGCTGTACATTTATCGCTTCAACGAACTAACGACGAATCCCGCCGGCTTCGCCAAGACCGTGTACCGGTCGCTTGGGGTGGACCCGTCCTTCACGCCCGACACCGGGGTTCGTCGCCGCGCCACGGGGGTGCCTCAGGTTGACTGGTTGCACCGGTTTATCGGGACTCCAGATCACTTCTTGCGGCGGTGGTCCCGGCTGGTGATTCCGGAGGCCGTGCGCGAACGGATCCTCATGATGGTACGGAACGCGAACCTGCAGAAGCCGCCGTTGCCGGACGCGGCTCGGGCCCGACTGACAGATGAATACAAGGAGGACGTACACCGGCTGGAAGCACTGCTCGATCGTTCCTTTTCTGATTGGCTGACTACGGACGAACCCCGAATCGCTGATGACGGATGA